A genomic segment from Modestobacter roseus encodes:
- a CDS encoding NAD(P)-dependent alcohol dehydrogenase codes for MRAVRVTGYHQPLRMDDVPKPEVTGPHDVIVRIGGAGVCRTDLHILEGQWAEKSQVALPYTIGHENAGWVEAVGSAVSNVAEGDKVILHPLVTCGLCRACRSGDDVHCENSQFPGIDSDGGYAEYLKTTARSVVRIDDALEPADVAALADAGLTAYHAVAKAARRLRPGFRCVMIGAGGLGHIGIQVLKALSPAELIVVDRNPDALKLAESIGADRSVLADGSQVEQVQELTGGHGAEVVVDFVGEGGSTKEGLAMTRRAGDYLVVGYGENVDVPTIDLVSAEVNVLGNLVGSYNDLVDLMALAAQQKVTLHTAKYALDDYQSAIDDLDAGRVRGRAILVP; via the coding sequence ATGAGAGCCGTCCGCGTCACCGGCTACCACCAGCCGCTCCGGATGGACGACGTCCCGAAGCCGGAGGTCACCGGCCCGCACGACGTGATCGTGCGGATCGGTGGTGCCGGGGTCTGCCGCACCGACCTGCACATCCTGGAAGGTCAGTGGGCGGAGAAGTCCCAGGTCGCGCTGCCCTACACGATCGGGCACGAGAACGCCGGCTGGGTCGAGGCCGTCGGCAGCGCGGTCAGCAACGTCGCCGAGGGCGACAAGGTGATCCTGCACCCGCTGGTCACCTGCGGGCTGTGCCGCGCCTGCCGGTCCGGCGACGACGTGCACTGCGAGAACTCGCAGTTCCCCGGGATCGACAGCGACGGCGGGTACGCCGAGTACCTGAAGACGACGGCGCGCAGCGTGGTGCGGATCGACGACGCCCTGGAGCCGGCCGACGTCGCCGCGCTGGCCGACGCCGGCCTCACGGCGTACCACGCGGTGGCGAAGGCGGCCCGCCGGCTGCGGCCGGGGTTCCGCTGCGTGATGATCGGCGCCGGCGGGCTGGGGCACATCGGCATCCAGGTGCTCAAGGCGCTCTCGCCGGCCGAGCTGATCGTCGTCGACCGGAACCCCGACGCGCTGAAGCTGGCCGAGTCGATCGGTGCCGACCGCTCGGTGCTGGCCGACGGCAGCCAGGTCGAGCAGGTGCAGGAGCTCACCGGCGGGCACGGCGCCGAGGTGGTCGTGGACTTCGTCGGCGAGGGCGGCTCGACGAAGGAGGGCCTGGCGATGACCCGCCGGGCCGGGGACTACCTGGTGGTCGGGTACGGCGAGAACGTCGACGTCCCGACGATCGACCTGGTCTCCGCGGAGGTCAACGTGCTGGGCAACCTGGTCGGGAGCTACAACGACCTGGTCGACCTGATGGCGCTGGCGGCGCAGCAGAAGGTCACGCTGCACACCGCGAAGTACGCGCTGGACGACTACCAGTCGGCGATCGACGACCTCGACGCCGGCCGGGTCCGCGGCCGCGCCATCCTCGTGCCGTGA
- a CDS encoding iron-sulfur cluster assembly protein → MLLAGPTETDVRAALGAVVDPELDEPITDLGFVRSLTVTGSAVEVHLRLPTSFCAPNFAWLMCADAHDAVSAVPGVGRVVVELDDHHDSDLINRGLAAGAGYRGTFGHEAEESLDELRATFQRKAHTAAMERALTALLRADRSRTEADVHRLTLGDLPTGAPTTAALLRRRATLGLPTDDAAPVLVAADGTPPAPAEAALFLRKARSVRISVDGNAHFCRGLLATRYPGAEADQTHRSSVDDVPLPGPTRPTIPLEVLS, encoded by the coding sequence ATGCTGCTGGCAGGCCCCACCGAGACCGACGTCCGTGCCGCCCTGGGCGCCGTCGTCGACCCGGAGCTCGACGAGCCGATCACCGACCTGGGGTTCGTCCGGTCGCTGACCGTCACGGGGTCGGCGGTGGAGGTGCACCTGCGGCTGCCCACCTCGTTCTGCGCACCGAACTTCGCCTGGCTGATGTGCGCCGACGCCCACGACGCGGTCTCCGCCGTGCCGGGGGTGGGCCGGGTGGTGGTGGAGCTCGACGACCACCACGACTCCGACCTGATCAACCGCGGCCTGGCCGCCGGGGCCGGCTACCGCGGCACCTTCGGCCACGAGGCGGAGGAGTCGCTGGACGAGCTGCGCGCGACCTTCCAGCGGAAGGCGCACACGGCGGCGATGGAGCGGGCGCTCACCGCGCTGCTGCGCGCCGACCGGTCGCGCACCGAGGCGGACGTGCACCGGCTGACCCTGGGCGACCTGCCGACCGGCGCGCCGACGACGGCGGCGCTGCTGCGCCGGCGGGCCACCCTCGGCCTGCCGACGGACGACGCCGCCCCGGTCCTGGTCGCCGCCGACGGCACCCCGCCGGCCCCGGCCGAGGCCGCCCTGTTCCTGCGGAAGGCGCGGTCGGTGCGCATCTCCGTCGACGGCAACGCGCACTTCTGCCGCGGCCTGCTCGCCACCCGCTACCCCGGTGCCGAGGCCGACCAGACGCACCGGTCCAGCGTGGACGACGTCCCGCTGCCCGGCCCGACCCGCCCCACGATCCCCCTGGAGGTCCTGTCATGA
- a CDS encoding GPGG-motif small membrane protein — protein sequence MATLLWILAVVLVVAGIVAIVRKQLLWGIVLIVVGLLVGPGGVSLFA from the coding sequence ATGGCCACGTTGCTCTGGATCCTGGCAGTCGTGCTCGTCGTCGCGGGGATCGTCGCGATCGTCCGCAAGCAGCTGCTGTGGGGGATCGTGCTGATCGTCGTCGGGCTGCTGGTCGGCCCGGGAGGCGTGAGCCTCTTCGCCTGA
- a CDS encoding DUF3151 domain-containing protein encodes MTHSHRNLLGEPPATLLPVDPGTAGLASGVDPAGVAATHPTSSAAWAALAEGALGAGRTIEAYAYARTGYHRGLDALRRNGWKGFGPVPWSHEPNRGFLRCVTVLAAAAGRIGEVDEEQRCTELLRDCDPTLVP; translated from the coding sequence GTGACGCACTCCCACCGCAACCTGCTCGGCGAGCCGCCGGCCACCCTGCTGCCGGTCGACCCGGGCACCGCGGGCCTGGCCAGCGGTGTCGACCCCGCGGGGGTCGCGGCCACCCACCCCACCTCCAGCGCCGCGTGGGCGGCGCTGGCGGAGGGTGCGCTGGGAGCCGGCCGGACGATCGAGGCCTACGCCTACGCGCGCACCGGCTACCACCGGGGGCTGGACGCACTGCGCCGCAACGGCTGGAAGGGCTTCGGCCCGGTGCCGTGGTCGCACGAGCCCAACCGCGGGTTCCTGCGCTGCGTCACGGTGCTGGCCGCGGCGGCCGGGCGGATCGGCGAGGTGGACGAGGAGCAGCGCTGCACCGAGCTGCTGCGCGACTGCGACCCGACGCTCGTCCCCTGA
- a CDS encoding amidohydrolase family protein, with protein sequence MYSKDGEDYFVVDAHIALWDARQENQRNVHGKQFIDCFYDYHRNLSPESEVWPYEEYLYQGGERLMRDVFGNGIVDHAIFQPARLGEFYHRGFGQTEEAFALAQEHPDKLTYNHWWDPRDGENGLDQLRADAERFGLKGVKLYTADWHGESRGWKLTDPMAYRYLEACRELGITNIHIHKGPTIRPLDRDAFDVADVDHAATDFTDLNFIVEHCGLPRLEDFCWIATQEPNVYAGLAVAIPFIHTRPRYFAQIMGELVYWLGEDRILFSSDYALWTPTWLVERFVDFQIPEDMAEYAALTTEVKKKVLGLNAAKLYDLPVPERLRLPDAAEPATGPRQPAAADLAMS encoded by the coding sequence ACTGCTTCTACGACTACCACCGCAACCTCAGCCCGGAGTCCGAGGTCTGGCCCTACGAGGAGTACCTCTACCAGGGCGGCGAGCGGCTGATGCGGGACGTGTTCGGCAACGGCATCGTCGACCACGCGATCTTCCAGCCCGCCCGGCTCGGCGAGTTCTACCACCGCGGGTTCGGCCAGACCGAGGAGGCGTTCGCGCTCGCCCAGGAGCACCCGGACAAGCTCACCTACAACCACTGGTGGGACCCGCGCGACGGCGAGAACGGCCTGGACCAGCTGCGCGCGGACGCCGAGCGGTTCGGCCTGAAGGGCGTGAAGCTCTACACCGCCGACTGGCACGGGGAGTCCCGTGGCTGGAAGCTCACCGACCCGATGGCCTACCGGTACCTCGAGGCCTGCCGGGAGCTGGGCATCACGAACATCCACATCCACAAGGGCCCGACGATCCGCCCGCTGGACCGGGACGCCTTCGACGTCGCCGACGTCGACCACGCGGCCACCGACTTCACCGACCTCAACTTCATCGTCGAGCACTGCGGCCTGCCCCGGCTGGAGGACTTCTGCTGGATCGCCACCCAGGAGCCCAACGTGTACGCCGGCCTGGCGGTGGCGATCCCGTTCATCCACACCCGGCCGCGGTACTTCGCGCAGATCATGGGCGAGCTCGTCTACTGGCTCGGGGAGGACCGGATCCTGTTCTCCAGCGACTACGCGCTGTGGACGCCGACCTGGCTGGTCGAGCGGTTCGTGGACTTCCAGATCCCGGAGGACATGGCCGAGTACGCAGCGCTGACCACCGAGGTGAAGAAGAAGGTGCTCGGGCTCAACGCCGCGAAGCTCTACGACCTCCCGGTGCCCGAGCGGCTGCGGCTACCCGACGCGGCCGAACCGGCCACCGGCCCGCGCCAGCCGGCCGCCGCCGACCTGGCGATGTCCTGA